The Litorilinea aerophila genomic interval GCCTTTCTTGGTTTGTGTATGGAAGTACGAAACTCTCCCTGAAAAACATTGGCAGTCGATTATAGAAGCCTGTTCGATTCCATATTATTTGGGAGGGCGATGGCGTTCAGAATATCTTCTCCAGAGCTGCATCGCTGGTCTACGTGGTTTATGGAATTTACAAGGTTATCAGCCGGACATCATTCATAGCCACGGGGAATTCACCGATATTGCCGCGATCTTGTTGAAATGGAAACTTGGTGCCCGTTATCTTGTGCGCACCCGACACAGTCTTATTGAATGGCCAAAACGTCCGGCATTGGGTCGTATTTTTGGCCACTGGATCTACCCTGCAGTGTTTGATATGGAAGTAGCCGTGTCACGCGGCGCCACCGACGCGCTAAATCGGCGTATGCTCGCGCGCCTTCGACGACAACGGGCTGTCTACATCGCAAATGCGATTGACTTTACTCGTTTCAAGTTTGAAGCGACAGATTCTTTGCTCATTAAGAGGCAGTTTAATCTCCCTGAGGATGCTCTTATAGTCGGCACTATCGGTTCATTATCGAGGGTGAAAGGATACGATGTGCTTCTGAATGCTTTTCAGCAAGTCGTGGCACATATTCCACACGCCTACCTGGTCATAGTCGGGGACGGTCCGGAACGTGCTGCTTTGTCCATACAGGCTGAATCATTGGGGATTCAACATTCTATTCGTTTTCTTGGATCTCAACGGCATGTAGAGCAAATTTACAACATCTTTGACCTTTTTGTTTCTAGCTCTTTCATTGAAGGTCTCCCTACGGTGTTGCTGGAAAGCATCGCCTCTGGCATTCCTGTCGTTGCGACGAATATCCCGGGATCCAGGGAAATTATCGAACATGATGTAACTGGTTTACTCGTACCTCCAGGTGATCCAATCGCTCTGGGGAAGACATTGATTCAGGCCCTGCACTCCCCTCAGAGGATGAAATTGCTGGCGAAGGAAGCATTCAGGAGAGCTAGGGCTCGATTCTCCATTGAATCCATTGCTGAACAGTATACAACTCTCTTCCAACACTTGGTCGCCGCTCCACCTAATGCACCACTCTCCTCCCATTTCGACTAATCGATGAATAGGGATATTTCGCTAGAGCGACGCCGATTTGCACTTAACTACGGAGCTCTCTTCACCGGCACTGCAATTGCTCGTGTTCTTGCAGGCATTTCCTTAATCTTGGTCGCACGTCAAATCGGTACAGCACAGTTTGGTCAGTTCACAGCCAGTTTAGCTTTAACAAAAATTACCTCTGTTGCCTTTGCTCTAGGTCTAGAAGGGTGGCTCTTGGGTAACGGCTTCCGAGAGGGAAATCACCAACTCCTCTCACAACGAAGCACATCGGTATTGCTAATTACCACCGGGTTTGGGTTGCTATGGCTGGGTGCTTATATTCTCATTGGGCACTGGCTCAATCCTGACATTTTCCCCTATTCTGTAGTTCTTCTTTGTGCACTTTCTGTATGGTTTGAAGAAATATTGAATGTTGTTGCCACGACATTTAAGACTGCGCTCCATAACTTTATTACATTTTGGATCATTACCGGTTCACAATTTTTGTTAATTACCCTGATTTTTATCCAGGCAATATCCGGTCAAGATCAATTGCTGCCCTTTCTTCAATTTCGGGTTCTTGGAATGGCGTTTTCTGCCGGAGTGGCATTATTAGTAATGGAGAAATTCATTTCATTTCGAGTGGCCCGAGACGAAATAATTAATACACTGAAGGCGTGTCCACCCTTTGCACTCTCGCTCACGCTAAACCTCGTTTATGAACGTATCGATGTGGTGATCGTTGGAGCCTGGCTGGGAAAAGAGTTGGTTGGTATATACACACCGGCAACAACCATCTTGATAGCATTATTTCTGATTCCCGGAACGCTTTATGGCATTATTTCACCGCTGATGAGCCAATTAGCCGTACAATCGTTTGTACGCTTGAAGCGCTTTTTTTACCGAACTCTTCTGGGAAGTGCTGGTCTAGGGTTTTGTTTAACGCTCTCTCTATATTTTGTAGCGCCGCACTTGATTCTTTGGCTGTATGGGCCAGATTATCAACAAGCAGGAGTTTTACTCGCAGTTCTCAGTGGTGTCTTGTTTTTCCGTAGTCTGACCTTCCCTTTAGCTGCGTTTTTAATTGCGGTGCGCTGGCAAACAAAACGCTTGTTGCCTCAAACGCTTTCTGCAGCTACAAATTTAGTCCTCAATCTGTTGATTGTTCAAACACGAGGCGTCCGAGGGGTTGCATGGGTGTATGTATTGTCAGAGGCTATACTTATGATTGGTCATCTACTTCTGGCGACCGTTTGGCTATTCAAGGCAAGGGAAAAGGGTCTCCGAACATTGTGAATATTCTGATTACGAACGTTCATTCAGTACGGAATGCAGGCGATGCAGTTCTTCTCGAAGTCACGCTGAGCGAAATTGGAAGTATCTTTCCTGAGGCGAATATTACTGTATCTATGAACGATCCTGATGATTATAGACCTTGGGGAAGAGAGAAGGTTGTTGGATCATTTATCCAGTGGTTCAAGTCAGGTGTTGGTAAACGTGGAGATTGGAAAATTGGGCACCTGCTGCTCGCTCCATATTGGCTTGGGCGGGCTATTTTGGCGGCTTTGGTTTTCCGGTGGACAGGTCTCCCGTTGTTCTTGCCACGCAACCCTGAGCGTCGCCGCCTGTTAATGGCCTACTTTGATGCGGATTTGATCATTAGTTGCCCTGGGAATTTCTTTTTAAGCGGCTCTGGCTTAGGGTTACCCCTCTTTTTGGCTGTGTTTTCGCTTGCGTACGGATGGCTAGTAGGCAAGCCTTTGTACATGATGCAGCAGTCTGTTGGGCCGTTGCGACGCTTCATTGATCGGGTAGTTGTAACTTGGCTGTTGCGAAGGCTTCGGATAATCTTTTTGCGTGATAGCCGCTCCATGGAAACGCTGCGATCATTAAATTTTGAGCATCCGCGCTGCTTTGTCATTCCAGATGTGGCGTTTCTTTATCAGGGGGACGGTGATGTAGGACGATTTCTTGAAATCCTTCAAACGACTAGGGGGATGCAGCGCCCTTTTATCGGTGTCACTGTCATTGATTTCGGAACGCAGAATCGGTTTTTTTATCGACAAAAGAGCTATGAAAAGGCGATAGTTGATGCGCTTAGTTACTTTGTGCGAAAACACGGCGGGTCAATATTTGTATTCCCACAGGTTTGTGGTCCGAGCGAAGCTGAAGACGACCGAATTCCCGGCCAGCGCATCGTTGAAGCTCTGATAAAAAAGAATATCCCAGCTATCTGGATAGACACGCCATGGCGTCCGAACGAGCTACAAGCTGCTTATGGACAAATGGACATGTTTGTTGGAACACGGCTTCACTCGAATATTTTTGCAATGACAGCTGGTACCCCAGTCATTGCTATTGCGTACTATTATAAAACCTATGGAATCATGCAAATGCTCGAATTGTCCGAATGGGTGCAGGATATTCAAACCGTTGATTCAGAGAAACTTGCAAACCTCCTAGAAGAACTATGGAAGCGTCACAACGCTATTCGGCGTCATCTGGGCTCCCGCTTACCAACAATCCGTGAGCAGGCGCACTCCGCAGTGCAGTTCATTCAAAGCGACTTTAGGCTGCTTAGCCGATAAAATATGTTAGTTCCTCGTTTGCGAGTTGTTCAGCTAGTCAATGGAATCGCTCTCAACACAAAAATGGGAGGCGCTGAAAGGTTCGGTGTCGAACTGGCGCGCCATTTTGATCAAGCGCGCATTGAACCGGTCGTCGCTGCACTATGGGAGTGGGATCGCGAGCATGAACAGGTATGGCGGAATCGCCTAGCTATCGAGGGGGTAACGACCGTTATTGGTCCACCTAAACGCGAGCGACAAGCATTCAAGAATTTTCTAGAGTCCATTGTCTCGCTCGGACGGCAGCTTGAAAAGCCGGTTGATGTAATACATAGTCAATGTGACTTTGGCGATGTGGCTGCGTTGTTATTGGCGCGACAATTATCAGTAAAATTGCTTGTTAGGACTGCACACAATGAATTGGAATGGGCGAAGCGTCCCTGGCGCCGCTGGATTTTTGTAAATAGTATTTATCCTCTTGTCTATGACATGGAACTAGGTGTGTCACAACGTGTTGTCGATACTCTCAATCAACGGCCTATGGCGAGATGGCTGCACAAAAAGGCGCTTGTATCATACAATGCCATCGACGTAGCACGATTTACCAATGGGATACCTGATACATCTCAATTTATTCGTGAAAAACTAAATATCCCTCCTACAGCTCCTGTTATCGGCTCTGTAGGACGTCTAACGAAGCAAAAAGGCTATCACCACTTTTTAGAAGCTGCTGCAATCGTTTCTGCAACTATCCCATCTGCCAAGTTTCTACTCGTGGGTAGCGGCGAAGAAGAGGCCAACTTAAAGCGGATGGCTCAAGATCTTCAACTGCAAAATCACGTTATCTTCGCTGGTGCCCAAGCCCATGTCGAGCCGTTCCTATCGATTATGGATGTTTTTGTGTCTTCTTCACTGTGGGAAGGGTTGCCCACAGTCATTCTTGAAGCTTTATTAGTGGGGGTGCCCGTTGTGGGGACCGCTGTTTCAGGGACTGAGGAATTGGTAAAGGGAAGCGAAATAGGGTGTTTAGTTGAACCCGGAAATCCTCGCGCGCTGGCGCTAGGTATTCTTGCTATGCTCAGTCACCCACCAGATGCAGCGGCACGCCGACGCGCCAAAGATTTCATCAAACATCAATTTTCTATTACCTCGATTTCATCTCAGATGGAACAGTTGTATCTTCGTTTGCTCCGACAAAAAGATAATGGCGGAGTCATCTAGATTTAAACTCGTAAAATGTGCAAACGACTTTTCATAATGAATTGAAAACCCTGTTGCCGATTGGCAAAATAGTCATCTACAGCTTGCCTACAGCCGCTCCAATGGGCATAATCATCAATAATTAATCTCCCGCCCACAGAAAGATACGGCACGATTCGCTCAAGACAAGTCATCACAGAGTCATACCAGTCGCAATCGATATGGGCCAGCGCCACGGCCTGATCTACATACAGTGTCTCCTCATAGTAGCCTTGAACAAGACTTACTTGGTGAATGGAAACAGGATAGCCGAATCGCGCAAAATTGTGTTTGACTTCTGCTATCAGATTGGTCCGATAGCCATAGTATAGCGTCCCTTTTAGCCCTACCGCCTTCTTGCATTGGATGAGGGCATAGCGCTGATGAGCATCTTGACCATCACGTTCTGAAGGCGGGGGTATCGTCTCAAAAGCGTCGAATATCAGCAATGGTCGCCTTGAATGCTTGGCCGCTGCCATGACAATGGCCGAACCTCCCAGTGCAGTTCCGGCTTCAATGAGAACGCCAGGAATCTGCCGGGATTCCACATCTTTGACAGTCTCATATAAATCAATCAGCGCAGACATATCTAGATAGGTGAGCCTTTCTGCACGTATTCGTTTCA includes:
- a CDS encoding polysaccharide pyruvyl transferase family protein, translated to MGVCIVRGYTYDWSSTSGDRLAIQGKGKGSPNIVNILITNVHSVRNAGDAVLLEVTLSEIGSIFPEANITVSMNDPDDYRPWGREKVVGSFIQWFKSGVGKRGDWKIGHLLLAPYWLGRAILAALVFRWTGLPLFLPRNPERRRLLMAYFDADLIISCPGNFFLSGSGLGLPLFLAVFSLAYGWLVGKPLYMMQQSVGPLRRFIDRVVVTWLLRRLRIIFLRDSRSMETLRSLNFEHPRCFVIPDVAFLYQGDGDVGRFLEILQTTRGMQRPFIGVTVIDFGTQNRFFYRQKSYEKAIVDALSYFVRKHGGSIFVFPQVCGPSEAEDDRIPGQRIVEALIKKNIPAIWIDTPWRPNELQAAYGQMDMFVGTRLHSNIFAMTAGTPVIAIAYYYKTYGIMQMLELSEWVQDIQTVDSEKLANLLEELWKRHNAIRRHLGSRLPTIREQAHSAVQFIQSDFRLLSR
- a CDS encoding TylF/MycF/NovP-related O-methyltransferase — protein: MVTRQQVFLNYFRSFPQGIHHFIHWAKFFLKDPIGFSLLKRIRAERLTYLDMSALIDLYETVKDVESRQIPGVLIEAGTALGGSAIVMAAAKHSRRPLLIFDAFETIPPPSERDGQDAHQRYALIQCKKAVGLKGTLYYGYRTNLIAEVKHNFARFGYPVSIHQVSLVQGYYEETLYVDQAVALAHIDCDWYDSVMTCLERIVPYLSVGGRLIIDDYAHWSGCRQAVDDYFANRQQGFQFIMKSRLHILRV
- a CDS encoding oligosaccharide flippase family protein: MNRDISLERRRFALNYGALFTGTAIARVLAGISLILVARQIGTAQFGQFTASLALTKITSVAFALGLEGWLLGNGFREGNHQLLSQRSTSVLLITTGFGLLWLGAYILIGHWLNPDIFPYSVVLLCALSVWFEEILNVVATTFKTALHNFITFWIITGSQFLLITLIFIQAISGQDQLLPFLQFRVLGMAFSAGVALLVMEKFISFRVARDEIINTLKACPPFALSLTLNLVYERIDVVIVGAWLGKELVGIYTPATTILIALFLIPGTLYGIISPLMSQLAVQSFVRLKRFFYRTLLGSAGLGFCLTLSLYFVAPHLILWLYGPDYQQAGVLLAVLSGVLFFRSLTFPLAAFLIAVRWQTKRLLPQTLSAATNLVLNLLIVQTRGVRGVAWVYVLSEAILMIGHLLLATVWLFKAREKGLRTL
- a CDS encoding glycosyltransferase — translated: MLVPRLRVVQLVNGIALNTKMGGAERFGVELARHFDQARIEPVVAALWEWDREHEQVWRNRLAIEGVTTVIGPPKRERQAFKNFLESIVSLGRQLEKPVDVIHSQCDFGDVAALLLARQLSVKLLVRTAHNELEWAKRPWRRWIFVNSIYPLVYDMELGVSQRVVDTLNQRPMARWLHKKALVSYNAIDVARFTNGIPDTSQFIREKLNIPPTAPVIGSVGRLTKQKGYHHFLEAAAIVSATIPSAKFLLVGSGEEEANLKRMAQDLQLQNHVIFAGAQAHVEPFLSIMDVFVSSSLWEGLPTVILEALLVGVPVVGTAVSGTEELVKGSEIGCLVEPGNPRALALGILAMLSHPPDAAARRRAKDFIKHQFSITSISSQMEQLYLRLLRQKDNGGVI
- a CDS encoding glycosyltransferase, with amino-acid sequence MTPDENHLSISNLGACKQTNRPIRVLELTAGLAVGEPLGGAARFVIELTKTFDRTLIEPFLVCVWKYETLPEKHWQSIIEACSIPYYLGGRWRSEYLLQSCIAGLRGLWNLQGYQPDIIHSHGEFTDIAAILLKWKLGARYLVRTRHSLIEWPKRPALGRIFGHWIYPAVFDMEVAVSRGATDALNRRMLARLRRQRAVYIANAIDFTRFKFEATDSLLIKRQFNLPEDALIVGTIGSLSRVKGYDVLLNAFQQVVAHIPHAYLVIVGDGPERAALSIQAESLGIQHSIRFLGSQRHVEQIYNIFDLFVSSSFIEGLPTVLLESIASGIPVVATNIPGSREIIEHDVTGLLVPPGDPIALGKTLIQALHSPQRMKLLAKEAFRRARARFSIESIAEQYTTLFQHLVAAPPNAPLSSHFD